The following proteins are co-located in the Candidatus Alcyoniella australis genome:
- a CDS encoding Do family serine endopeptidase: protein MRNGRRTGFAGLFLPIVIALLMLAMTSLAWSDHRQAHAQSAHELPDGTAAPLPPEVNLEAANRTFVDLAEELKPTVVFIDVVKTIAAPNSNAPFAPNDPFWDFFRDLVPPDRDWRSRGLGSGFIIDPEGYIVTNNHVVDSAQTINVKLLDGTELEAELIGSDAKSDLALIKVQSERPLPAIKLGDSDALKVGEWVIAIGNPLGLDYTVTAGIVSAKGRMIGAGPYDDFIQTDASINPGNSGGPLINIRGQAVGVNTLIISGGQNLGFAIPINMVREIIGQLRTTGRVVRGWLGVEFSPLTRKQAQEEQVPIGAVLVQKVVPGGPAERAGIKPGDVLIEFDGKRLARIAQLPLLVAQTPVGDKVDVVVARNGQERTLNVLIAEMPPEGFQVAEQVEIPWGLTVSDLTPDTVKRYNPRQGAGALVVRIEPGSVAQRSGVQVGDLIHAVDRIKVMDVASLKAIIDRARRGEKLLFVIDRNGQALRVTLRK, encoded by the coding sequence ATGCGCAACGGACGCAGGACCGGGTTCGCCGGTTTGTTTCTTCCGATCGTAATCGCACTGCTGATGCTGGCCATGACCTCGTTGGCCTGGAGCGACCACCGTCAGGCTCACGCGCAGTCCGCGCACGAGCTTCCCGATGGCACGGCCGCGCCGCTGCCGCCTGAGGTCAACCTCGAGGCTGCCAACCGCACCTTCGTCGACCTGGCCGAAGAGCTCAAGCCCACCGTGGTCTTCATCGACGTGGTTAAAACAATTGCCGCGCCGAACTCCAACGCGCCGTTTGCACCCAACGATCCGTTCTGGGATTTTTTCCGCGACCTGGTGCCGCCGGACCGCGATTGGCGCAGCCGCGGCCTGGGCTCGGGGTTCATTATCGACCCCGAGGGCTACATCGTGACCAACAACCACGTGGTCGACTCGGCGCAGACGATCAACGTCAAGCTGCTCGACGGCACTGAGCTCGAGGCCGAGCTGATCGGCTCGGACGCCAAGAGCGATCTGGCATTGATCAAAGTCCAAAGCGAGCGACCACTGCCCGCGATCAAACTCGGGGACAGCGACGCGCTTAAGGTCGGCGAGTGGGTGATCGCCATCGGCAACCCGCTGGGCCTGGACTACACGGTCACCGCGGGCATCGTCTCGGCCAAAGGCCGGATGATCGGCGCCGGTCCCTACGACGACTTCATTCAGACCGACGCCTCGATCAACCCGGGCAACTCCGGCGGCCCCTTGATCAACATTCGCGGTCAGGCCGTGGGCGTGAACACGCTGATTATCTCTGGTGGCCAGAACCTGGGCTTCGCCATTCCGATCAACATGGTGCGCGAGATCATCGGCCAGCTACGCACGACCGGCCGCGTGGTGCGCGGTTGGCTCGGGGTGGAGTTCAGTCCGCTGACCAGAAAGCAGGCGCAGGAAGAGCAGGTGCCGATCGGCGCGGTGCTGGTGCAAAAAGTCGTGCCCGGCGGCCCGGCCGAACGCGCCGGGATCAAGCCCGGCGACGTGCTGATCGAATTCGACGGCAAGCGCCTGGCGCGCATCGCCCAGTTGCCCCTGTTGGTGGCCCAAACCCCGGTGGGCGATAAGGTCGACGTGGTGGTCGCGCGCAACGGCCAAGAACGAACGCTCAATGTATTGATCGCCGAGATGCCGCCCGAGGGCTTTCAGGTGGCCGAGCAGGTTGAGATCCCCTGGGGCCTGACCGTCTCCGACCTGACGCCCGACACTGTCAAGCGCTACAACCCGCGCCAGGGCGCCGGGGCGTTGGTGGTGAGGATCGAGCCCGGCTCCGTGGCCCAGCGCTCCGGAGTGCAGGTCGGCGATTTGATCCACGCCGTGGACCGCATCAAGGTGATGGACGTGGCCTCGCTCAAGGCGATCATCGACCGCGCACGGCGCGGTGAAAAGCTGCTGTTCGTCATCGACCGCAACGGCCAGGCCCTACGCGTGACCCTACGCAAATAG
- a CDS encoding GNAT family N-acetyltransferase, which translates to MGQRLEYLVRDADREQDNEALCRLSLRTPMESQVTVAIDRSPEFFSFYDLHGMFNVEFPEELQNDTELARKINSYTCTVAMHEGRLVGTLAIAHRHVLFNGEPLVMAYPMDARVDPDYQHKGVLRSIGMYLPQAYPEVEIDCIMGVILRGNRKAQGASQQTVPQHFIGRPAGWFNLVQFSMYWPYRERKGLKIEQATEDDLDEIAQLLTEFYSDHNFAPRMDRAWLDDMLQRSKGYSVSDISLVRENGRIAALVGLWDQNPIRRMVVLRNTWPIRLGIFAARLLHLLIPSPVPPRTGKPMRSLFIKHIAHRPGHEQTLREMLKVLLNRTRRGRNHHFVWGSFYESSPLLPLFKGFSATRSYSQAVYAPWNSGWDATPEQVSAKPIYIDFSMV; encoded by the coding sequence ATGGGCCAAAGGCTGGAGTATCTGGTTCGGGACGCCGACCGCGAGCAGGACAACGAGGCCCTGTGCCGGTTGTCGCTACGCACGCCGATGGAGAGCCAGGTCACGGTCGCCATCGACCGCTCGCCCGAGTTTTTCTCGTTCTACGACCTGCACGGCATGTTCAACGTCGAGTTCCCCGAGGAGCTGCAGAACGACACCGAACTGGCGCGCAAAATAAACTCCTACACCTGCACCGTGGCCATGCACGAGGGACGGCTGGTGGGCACGCTGGCCATCGCCCACCGTCACGTGCTGTTCAACGGCGAGCCGCTGGTAATGGCCTACCCGATGGACGCGCGGGTCGACCCGGATTATCAGCACAAGGGCGTGCTGCGCTCGATCGGCATGTACCTGCCCCAGGCATACCCCGAGGTCGAGATCGACTGCATCATGGGCGTGATCCTGCGCGGCAATCGCAAGGCCCAGGGCGCATCGCAGCAGACCGTGCCCCAGCACTTCATCGGCCGTCCGGCCGGCTGGTTCAACCTGGTGCAGTTCTCGATGTACTGGCCCTATCGCGAGCGCAAGGGACTCAAAATCGAGCAGGCCACTGAAGACGACCTGGACGAGATCGCACAGTTGCTGACCGAGTTCTACAGCGACCACAACTTCGCGCCGCGCATGGACCGCGCCTGGCTCGATGACATGCTGCAACGCTCCAAGGGCTACAGCGTGAGCGACATCTCGCTGGTGCGCGAAAACGGACGGATCGCGGCGCTGGTCGGCCTGTGGGACCAAAACCCGATCCGCCGGATGGTCGTACTGCGCAACACCTGGCCGATCCGACTGGGGATCTTCGCCGCCAGGCTGTTGCACCTGCTGATCCCCAGCCCGGTTCCGCCGCGCACGGGCAAGCCGATGCGCAGCCTGTTCATCAAACACATCGCCCACCGGCCGGGACACGAGCAGACCCTGCGCGAGATGCTCAAGGTGCTGCTCAACCGCACGCGGCGCGGCCGCAACCATCACTTCGTCTGGGGCTCGTTTTACGAGAGCAGCCCGCTGCTGCCGCTGTTCAAGGGCTTCAGCGCCACGCGCTCTTACTCCCAGGCGGTCTATGCACCGTGGAACTCCGGCTGGGACGCCACGCCCGAGCAGGTCAGCGCCAAGCCGATCTACATCGACTTCTCGATGGTCTGA
- a CDS encoding J domain-containing protein yields MAAKQDFYKILGVERNVSADELKKAYRKLALKYHPDRNKDNPEAEEKFKQISEAYAVLSNPENRKRYDRFGHTGGPQGEGFDFSGFDFSDVLRDLGGFGEVHFGGRGGPRGGGGFEDVISQMFGGAHAAGRPHAGPRGQRRRSGPPPRGADLQHQMPVGFIDALRGMSTQIELQQPDGSSNRLTVQIPAGVRDGQTIRLRGKGQPSPYGGAAGDLLIKLQVEPHKYFKREGNDLLLDVPISIQEAVLGAKIKVPTLDKMSTVTIPPGTSSGSKLRLRGKGVKPPKGKPGDLIIVIAVEVPKQVDKDSAELIEKFSSDNPQSPRDELYRGIG; encoded by the coding sequence ATGGCAGCGAAACAGGACTTCTATAAAATTCTCGGAGTGGAGCGCAACGTCTCCGCCGACGAGCTGAAGAAGGCCTATCGTAAGCTGGCGTTGAAATACCACCCCGACCGCAACAAGGACAATCCCGAGGCCGAGGAGAAATTCAAGCAGATCAGCGAGGCCTACGCCGTGCTCTCCAACCCCGAGAACCGCAAGCGCTACGACCGCTTCGGCCATACCGGCGGACCTCAGGGCGAGGGCTTCGACTTCTCGGGTTTCGACTTCAGCGACGTGCTGCGCGACCTGGGCGGGTTCGGCGAGGTCCACTTCGGCGGCCGCGGTGGGCCCCGCGGCGGCGGGGGCTTTGAAGATGTGATCTCGCAGATGTTCGGCGGCGCACACGCAGCGGGCAGACCGCACGCCGGACCGCGCGGACAGCGGCGGCGCAGCGGACCGCCGCCGCGCGGCGCTGATTTGCAGCACCAGATGCCAGTGGGCTTCATCGACGCCCTACGCGGTATGAGCACGCAGATCGAACTGCAACAACCGGACGGCAGCTCAAACCGGCTGACCGTGCAGATTCCCGCCGGAGTACGCGACGGCCAAACGATCCGCCTGCGCGGCAAAGGGCAGCCCAGCCCCTACGGCGGGGCTGCGGGCGACCTGCTGATCAAGCTTCAGGTCGAGCCGCACAAATACTTCAAGCGCGAGGGCAACGACCTGCTGCTCGACGTGCCGATCAGCATCCAAGAGGCGGTGCTCGGCGCCAAGATCAAGGTCCCGACCCTGGATAAAATGTCCACGGTTACGATCCCGCCGGGCACCAGTTCGGGCAGCAAGCTGCGCCTGCGCGGCAAGGGGGTCAAGCCGCCCAAGGGCAAGCCCGGCGATCTGATAATCGTGATTGCCGTCGAGGTCCCCAAGCAGGTCGACAAGGACAGCGCCGAGCTGATCGAGAAGTTCAGCAGCGACAACCCGCAATCACCGCGCGACGAGCTTTACAGAGGTATCGGATGA
- a CDS encoding nucleotide exchange factor GrpE, with amino-acid sequence MSDKGKDKKKRKIEVKDATEQVAIEPEEQQPEQSVAQEQPLDPQARIDELTDRLQRLAAEFDNFRKRSEREKAQTADWARAELLKALMPVLDGLDRAVHSVDGIEEPWAEGLRTLQRQTFTILHAQGLEEIPTQGKLDPNVHEVFSAVPMPGVEPEHIVECCEPGYTLHGRLVRPARVIVAKQPPEQDDQNQETGEPN; translated from the coding sequence ATGAGCGACAAAGGTAAAGATAAAAAGAAACGAAAAATAGAGGTCAAGGACGCTACGGAACAGGTCGCGATCGAGCCCGAGGAGCAGCAGCCCGAGCAGAGCGTGGCCCAGGAGCAGCCGCTTGATCCGCAGGCGCGGATCGACGAGCTGACCGACCGGCTGCAGCGGCTGGCCGCGGAGTTCGACAACTTCCGCAAGCGCAGCGAACGCGAGAAGGCGCAGACCGCCGACTGGGCGCGGGCCGAGCTGCTCAAAGCCCTAATGCCGGTGCTCGACGGCCTGGACCGCGCAGTGCACAGCGTGGACGGGATAGAGGAGCCGTGGGCCGAGGGCCTGCGCACGCTGCAGCGCCAGACGTTCACGATCCTGCATGCCCAGGGGCTCGAGGAGATCCCGACCCAGGGTAAGCTGGATCCCAACGTGCATGAGGTCTTCTCGGCAGTGCCGATGCCCGGCGTCGAGCCGGAGCATATCGTCGAGTGCTGCGAGCCGGGGTACACTTTGCATGGCAGGCTGGTCAGGCCCGCGCGCGTGATCGTGGCCAAGCAGCCGCCCGAGCAGGACGATCAAAATCAGGAAACGGGCGAACCGAATTAG
- a CDS encoding carotenoid biosynthesis protein: MKIKDTLKKAWSHFPAWFVFIMGWGIINYEMARISPQMWGDHNRNLFALTVIFPMFWFLSYYTLAIRREGGAKQRRDLVLVWMLGIGAPLLTWLIPTYVYQRKGYLSGAEIVQVYEYSQFMWVAVLALHALRTRSFQRMLTFFAVCFVYGLLLENMGIILGYFSEHHYTIYIWLGDVKLPAPLSTQFGWCIMFYVALHLAEGFGKSFPALDRRPWALALLTSIIAVTLDMQIDPMASLSGVWWQWDSRLVPGFLGVPWLNFVAWFSAFLPLSFAYFFYRRSGLSEGRQNLRILAIVPWMPIACMAVGGVLMVVVDRGFNGPTFAIFNEFLHKLMPY; the protein is encoded by the coding sequence ATGAAGATCAAGGACACGTTGAAAAAGGCGTGGTCGCACTTCCCGGCCTGGTTCGTATTCATCATGGGCTGGGGGATCATCAACTACGAGATGGCGCGGATCAGCCCGCAGATGTGGGGCGATCACAACCGCAACCTGTTCGCGCTGACCGTGATCTTCCCGATGTTCTGGTTCCTGAGCTACTACACCCTGGCGATCCGGCGCGAGGGCGGAGCCAAGCAGCGCCGCGACCTGGTGCTGGTCTGGATGCTGGGGATCGGCGCGCCGCTGCTGACCTGGCTGATTCCGACTTACGTGTACCAGCGCAAAGGCTACCTCTCGGGCGCCGAGATCGTGCAGGTCTACGAGTACAGCCAGTTCATGTGGGTCGCGGTGCTCGCGCTGCACGCCCTGCGCACGCGCAGCTTCCAACGCATGCTGACCTTCTTTGCCGTGTGCTTTGTCTACGGCCTGCTGCTGGAGAACATGGGGATCATCCTAGGTTACTTCAGCGAGCATCACTACACGATCTACATCTGGCTGGGCGATGTTAAGCTGCCCGCGCCCCTGTCCACGCAGTTCGGCTGGTGCATCATGTTCTACGTGGCGCTGCACCTGGCCGAGGGCTTCGGCAAGTCGTTCCCCGCGCTTGATCGGCGGCCCTGGGCCCTGGCGCTGCTGACCTCGATAATCGCCGTGACCCTGGACATGCAGATCGACCCGATGGCCAGCCTCTCGGGCGTCTGGTGGCAGTGGGATTCGCGCCTGGTGCCCGGGTTCCTGGGGGTGCCGTGGCTGAACTTCGTCGCCTGGTTCTCCGCTTTCCTGCCGCTGAGCTTCGCCTACTTCTTCTACCGTAGATCAGGGCTGAGCGAGGGGCGGCAGAACCTGCGAATCTTGGCGATTGTGCCCTGGATGCCCATCGCCTGCATGGCGGTCGGCGGAGTGCTGATGGTCGTCGTGGACCGCGGATTCAACGGCCCGACCTTTGCCATTTTCAACGAGTTCCTGCACAAGCTGATGCCCTATTAG
- a CDS encoding DUF1844 domain-containing protein, whose amino-acid sequence MNDKSDKADKADKADKAEQAEQAEQAEQEEQKAEQGFTVKDRRRFTQEPDGEVKTKPEAAEPEVAAEPAPEPEAEQQAAQPDQEEHDSRPLPEINFINFVLSLSTSTMVHLGDVPDPFTNQPQANLPMAKQTIDILGMLEEKTRGNLDPSEQNVMTNALYQLRMRYVELLKQQPKGQDPEPN is encoded by the coding sequence ATGAACGATAAAAGCGACAAGGCCGACAAGGCCGACAAGGCCGACAAGGCCGAGCAGGCCGAGCAGGCCGAGCAGGCCGAGCAGGAAGAACAGAAAGCGGAGCAGGGCTTTACCGTCAAAGACCGTCGCCGCTTTACCCAGGAGCCCGACGGCGAGGTCAAGACCAAGCCCGAGGCCGCAGAGCCCGAGGTCGCAGCAGAGCCTGCACCGGAGCCCGAGGCCGAGCAGCAGGCCGCACAGCCGGACCAGGAAGAACACGATTCCCGACCGCTACCCGAGATCAACTTCATCAACTTCGTGCTCAGCCTTTCGACCTCGACCATGGTGCATCTGGGGGACGTTCCCGACCCGTTCACCAATCAGCCGCAGGCCAATCTGCCGATGGCCAAGCAGACCATCGACATCCTGGGCATGCTCGAAGAGAAGACCCGCGGCAACCTGGACCCCAGCGAGCAGAACGTGATGACCAACGCGCTGTACCAACTGCGCATGCGCTACGTCGAGCTGCTCAAACAGCAGCCAAAGGGGCAGGACCCGGAGCCCAACTAA